The proteins below come from a single Numenius arquata chromosome 19, bNumArq3.hap1.1, whole genome shotgun sequence genomic window:
- the SURF2 gene encoding surfeit locus protein 2 — protein MVPAAPRRDRHRKWRRAPLWPRLSMAGPGPTGGVAMADVPEEERLFLRQHPLLSLVEPGKVRCRLTGHEMPCRLSELQAYTNGKRYQRLIKTAREFDYGKFEPHIVPSTKNLHQLFCKLTLRHINKFPEHVLRHVQGKRYQKALKTYEECQKEGVEYVPACLRHKKQQLTQHADEQMNRSRQPYRKEEFWEPKSSDEDGEETDDSMSDLYPPALFPEKSPAAPQTTKGSDDFATDSEDEGAKQNGDVNGEAGGRMDVGRGVGNKRGKKQSGPLKKKFKSHHRKPKNLKKATNGK, from the exons ATGGTGCCGGCTGCTCCCCGGCGGGACCGGCACCGGAAGTGGAGGCGAGCTCCTCTCTGGCCGCGCCTCTCTATGGCGGGGCCGGGTCCCACCGGCGGCGTGGCCATGGCTGACGTGCCCGAGGAGGAGCGGCTATTCCTGCGGCAGCACCCGCTCCTCAGCCTCGTGGAGCCGGGCAAg GTGAGATGCAGGCTGACAGGCCACGAGATGCCATGTCGGCTGTCGGAGCTGCAGGCTTATACTAACGGCAAGAGGTACCAGCGGCTGATAAAGACAGCCAGAGAGTTTGACTATGGCAAGTTTGAGCCCCATATAGTGCCCAGCACAAAGAATCT ACACCAGCTCTTTTGCAAACTGACTCTCAGACACATCAACAAGTTTCCAGAGCATGTGCTGCGTCACGTCCAAGGGAAGCGCTATCAGAAGGCCCTAAAAACAT ATGAGGAGTGCCAGAAGGAAGGAGTGGAGTACGTCCCTGCCTGCCTGCGacacaagaagcagcagctgacGCAGCACGCTGATGAGCAAATGAACAGGAGCAGGCAGCCTTACAGAAAAGAGGAATTCTGGGAGCCAAAGTCCAGCGATGAGGACGGAGAGGAAACAGACGACAGCATGAGTGACCTGTACCCAC CTGCACTCTTCCCAGAAAAGAGCCCGGCAGCTCCACAAACCACGAAGGGCAGCGATGACTTTGCAACAGACAGCGAGGATGAGGGGGCCAAGCAGAACGGTGACGTGAACGGAGAGGCCGGTGGAAGAATGGATGTTGGCAGAGGTGTTGGCAACAAAAGGGGAAAG AAACAGTCAGgccctttaaagaagaaattcaagAGTCATCATCGAAAACCCAAGAACCTCAAGAAAGCAACCAATGGCAAATAA
- the SURF1 gene encoding surfeit locus protein 1, whose translation MATGRLLLRAGPRLLRERRGQVSHCLIRRTFFGYSLTKAGSGLVQKTKDVCLRFCRPRSSTTAADASGEDIILKWGLFLVPLTTFCLGTWQVQRRKWKLDLIAQLASRITSEPIPLTLDPMELKELEYRPVKVRGHFDHSKELYILPRSLVDPEREAREAGRLTSHPENGANVITPFYCTDLGVTILVNRGFVPKKKLKPETRLKGQIEDEIDLTGVVRLSETRKPFVPENNIEKNRWHYRDLEAMAKVTGAEPIFIDADFRSTVPGGPIGGQTRVSLRNEHMQYIVTWYGLCAATSFLWYRKFIQKIPL comes from the exons ATGGCGacggggaggctgctgctgcGCGCCGGGCCGCGGCTGCTGCGGGAGCGCCGGGGCCAG GTATCACATTGCTTGATCAGAAGAACATTTTTTGGGTATTCCCTAACTAAAGCAGGTTCTGGTCTGGTCCAGAAGACTAAAG ATGTTTGTTTGAGGTTCTGCAGACCACGGAGTTCTACAACAGCAGCTGATGCATCTGGAGAGGACATCATACTCAAATGGGGCCTTTTCCTGGTCCCTCTGACCACGTTCTGTCTCGGCACTTGGCAG GTTCAGCGACGAAAGTGGAAATTAGACTTGATTGCACAACTGGCCTCAAGAATTACATCAGAGCCCATCCCTCTGACATTAGA CCCCATGGAATTGAAGGAACTGGAGTACAGACCCGTAAAGGTCCGAGGGCATTTCGACCACTCCAAGGAGCTCTATATTCTGCCACGGTCGCTTGTGGACCCGGAGCGAGAAGCCAGAGAAGCTGGGCGGCTGACATCCCACCCGGAGAATGGAGCCAATGTCATTACTCCTTTCTACTGCACAGATCTAGG GGTCACGATTTTAGTCAACCGAGGATTTGTTCCCAAAAAGAAATTGAAACCGGAGACCAGGCTGAAGGGACAG ATTGAAGATGAAATCGATCTCACCGGGGTGGTGAGGTTATCAGAAACCCGGAAACCTTTTGTGCCTGAAAATAACATTGAGAAAAACCGCTGGCACTACCGTGACCTGGAGGCTATGGCAAAGGTGACCGGTGCCGAGCCCATCTTTATCGATGCGGATTTCA GAAGCACGGTCCCAGGGGGGCCCATCGGAGGCCAGACAAGAGTGAGCCTGAGGAACGAGCACATGCAGTACATTGTCACCTG gtATGGCTTATGTGCCGCAACTTCATTCTTGTGGTACAGaaaatttatacagaaaatacCTCTGTGA